A window from Lentisphaerota bacterium encodes these proteins:
- a CDS encoding DUF4340 domain-containing protein yields the protein MKKAKLFGLVLAAVVLGLLASWTGRSRQPQKLDQLGKPVLPGLSINAIGRIEIAQPSTTVTLANTDDGWVVSSLYNYPADVAKIRENLLALRNLTVGAIQRGARIDSTNAILVDLQDASGKSLASIRLGEVRNTTNPNYGWDMPDGRSVAANASDTVFLVKDSLTALESEAKTWVNTEVLSVQASDIATVVLSGPDGAATLDRSSGALTLNGLAEGESIDPSRVSGVESALTHLRFVDLADPALSDAQTGMATGHTFTVTTTDGTIYAARIGAAAPDRSDRYLRLAVSAQPVSTNAAERVSVTQQADELNRLVSPWLFLISSWNADTMTRSRSSFIQVPTPPVSTDTPSEPAPEASAAES from the coding sequence ATGAAAAAAGCAAAACTGTTCGGTCTTGTCCTCGCTGCCGTCGTTCTCGGACTTTTGGCATCCTGGACGGGACGCTCTCGTCAACCGCAGAAACTGGATCAACTCGGAAAACCCGTCCTGCCCGGTCTGTCAATCAACGCCATCGGGCGGATCGAGATCGCTCAGCCGAGCACGACCGTCACGTTGGCAAATACCGATGATGGTTGGGTCGTGTCGTCACTTTACAACTACCCGGCCGATGTCGCCAAGATTCGCGAGAACCTGCTCGCGCTTCGCAATCTCACGGTCGGCGCCATTCAACGGGGCGCCCGGATTGACAGCACCAATGCCATACTGGTCGATCTTCAGGATGCATCCGGCAAATCGCTCGCCTCCATCCGCCTGGGTGAGGTTCGCAACACAACCAACCCGAATTACGGATGGGACATGCCCGATGGTCGCTCGGTTGCGGCCAATGCCAGCGACACGGTCTTTCTCGTCAAGGATTCATTGACCGCCTTGGAGTCTGAGGCCAAGACATGGGTCAATACCGAGGTGCTGAGCGTGCAGGCATCGGACATCGCCACGGTTGTCCTGTCTGGACCAGACGGCGCTGCAACGCTGGATCGTTCGTCGGGCGCGCTCACGCTCAATGGGCTTGCCGAAGGAGAATCCATCGACCCCTCAAGAGTGTCTGGCGTCGAATCCGCGTTGACCCATCTCCGGTTTGTTGACCTCGCCGACCCTGCACTCTCTGATGCTCAGACCGGCATGGCCACGGGCCACACCTTCACTGTCACCACCACAGACGGCACGATCTATGCCGCCCGCATCGGCGCCGCCGCGCCGGATCGCAGCGACCGTTATCTTCGGCTTGCCGTGAGCGCGCAACCGGTCTCCACCAACGCCGCCGAGCGCGTGTCGGTGACGCAGCAGGCGGACGAACTCAACCGGTTGGTCAGCCCCTGGCTCTTCCTGATCTCGTCCTGGAACGCCGACACCATGACCCGTTCCCGCTCTTCATTCATTCAGGTGCCCACGCCCCCCGTATCAACGGATACTCCGTCCGAACCCGCTCCAGAGGCGTCTGCCGCCGAATCCTGA